A stretch of the Alnus glutinosa chromosome 6, dhAlnGlut1.1, whole genome shotgun sequence genome encodes the following:
- the LOC133870450 gene encoding uncharacterized protein LOC133870450: protein MGMRMAIRAFLLLLLLFASAEHSFSLYEDQVGLMDWHQQYIGKVKHAVFHTQKTGRKRVVVSTEENVIASLDLRHGEIFWRHVLGTNDAVDGVDIALGKYVVTLSSEGSILRAWNLPDGKMVWESFLQGSKPSKSLLSVLINLKVDKDNVILVFSKGRLHALSSIDGEVLWEKDFSAESIEVQQIIQPLGSDIIYAVGFVGSSQFDAYQINAKNGELLKHKSAAFPDGFFGEVLLVSSDMLVSLDATRSSLVTINFQNEEINFGKTYISDLVEESPRNAVILPSKLSGIFAVKVNMFSVFIRVTTEGKLEVVDKINNAAAVSDALSFSEGQQAFAIVEHVAGKILLTVKLNHDWNGDLLRESIVMDHQRGLVHMVFINTYIRTDRSHGFRALIVMEDHSLLLLQQGAIVWCREESLASIVGVTTSELLVEKKGVSVAKVEQNLFEWLKGHILKLKGTLMLASPEDIAAIQGMRLKSSEKSKMTRDHNGFRKLLIVLTRAGKLYALHTGDGRVVWSLLLSSLRKSGSCEHPTGLRVYQWQVPHHHAMDENPSVLVAGRCGPSSDVPGVLSFVDAYTGKELDSLGLTHSVTQIIPLPLTDSTEQHLHLIIDADHHAHLYPRTSEAIAIFQHEFSNVYWYSVEADNGIIRGHVLKSNCIGVVDEYCFDSRDLWSIIFPSESEKIIETVTRKLNEVVHTQAKVIGDQDVMYKYISKNLLFVATVAPKASGEFRMATPEESWLVVYLIDTVTGRILHRMTHHGSQGPVRAVFSENWVVYHYFNLRAHRYEMSVIEIYDQSRADNKDVLKLVFGKHNLTSPISLYSRPEVITKSQSYFFTHSVKTITVTSTAKGITSKQLLIGTVGDQVLALDKRYLDPRRSVNPTQAEREEGIIPLTDSLPIIPQSYVTHALKVEGLRGIVTVPAKLESTTLAFAYGVDLFFTRIAPSRTYDSLTEDFSYALLLITIVALIAAIFVTWVLSERKELQEKWR from the exons ATGGGCATGCGAATGGCGATTAgggcttttcttcttcttctattactCTTTGCATCCGCAGAGCACAGCTTTTCGCTTTACGAAGATCAAGTGGGCCTCATGGACTG GCACCAGCAGTATATAGGGAAAGTGAAGCACGCAGTGTTCCACACTCAGAAGACCGGGAGAAAGCGTGTTGTGGTGTCTACTGAAGAGAATGTTATCGCGTCGCTTGATCTCCGGCACGGAGAGATTT TTTGGAGACATGTTCTTGGGACCAATGATGCAGTTGATGGAGTTGATATTGCTCTTGGAAAAT ATGTCGTTACTCTTTCGTCAGAGGGAAGTATTTTAAGAGCATGGAACCTTCCAGATGGGAAGATGGTCTGGGAGTCTTTTCTTCAGGGCTCAAAACCTTCGAAATCATTATTGTCTGTGCTG ATAAATTTGAAAGTCGACAAGGACAATGTGATTCTTGTTTTCAGTAAAGGGCGTCTTCATGCTCTTTCTAGCATTGATGGCGAAGTTCTCTGGGAGAAGGATTTTTCAGCTGAAAG CATAGAGGTTCAACAGATTATTCAGCCTCTTGGAAGTGATATAATCTATGCTGTAGGTTTTGTTGGTTCATCCCAGTTCGATGCTTATCAAATTAATGCTAAGAATGGAGAATTGCTGAAGCACAAGAGTGCAGCCTTTCCTGATGGCTTTTTTGGGGAAGTATTATTAGTTTCAAGTGACATGCTTGTGTCATTGGATGCCACTAGGTCGAGCTTAGTAACAATTAACTTTCAGAATGAAGAAATCAACTTCGGAAAGACATATATTTCAGATCTTGTTGAGGAGTCTCCCAGGAACGCAGTCATATTACCTTCAAAGCTCTCAGGAATATTTGCTGTAAAAGTCAATATGTTTTCAGTATTCATAAGAGTGACAACTGAAGGCAAATTGGAGGTTGTGGACAAAATTAACAATGCAGCAGCTGTTAGTGATGCTCTCTCATTTTCAGAGGGTCAACAAGCTTTTGCAATAGTTGAACACGTAGCTGGTAAAATTCTCCTCACAGTGAAGCTCAATCATGATTGGAATGGTGATTTGCTCAGGGAGAGCATAGTCATGGACCATCAGAGGGGGCTAGTGCACATGGTTTTCATAAACACTTATATTCGTACAGACAGGTCTCATGGGTTTAGGGCCTTGATTGTCATGGAAGATCATTCACTGTTGTTACTACAACAAGGTGCGATTGTCTGGTGTAGGGAGGAAAGCTTAGCCTCAATTGTAGGTGTAACAACATCAGAACTGCTTGTGGAAAAGAAAGGTGTATCAGTAGCGAAAGTGGAGCAGAACCTCTTTGAGTGGCTTAAG GGACACATCCTGAAGCTTAAGGGGACTTTAATGCTTGCAAGCCCTGAGGATATAGCAGCTATACAAGGAATGAGATTAAAAAGTTCTGAGAAGAGCAAAATGACCCGAGACCACAATGGTTTCCGGAAGCTGCTAATAGTTCTTACCAGAGCAGGGAAACTTTATGCCTTGCACACTGGAGATGGACGGGTTGTTTGGTCTCTCTTACTGTCCTCACTACGTAAATCAGGATCATGTGAACATCCTACTGGGCTTAGAGTTTATCAGTGGCAGGTACCCCATCATCATGCCATGGATGAGAATCCATCTGTCCTTGTTGCGGGTCGATGTGGACCAAGTTCAGATGTCCCCggtgttctttcttttgttgatGCTTACACAGGAAAGGAACTTGACTCATTGGGCCTCACTCATTCTGTTACGCAAATCATTCCACTGCCATTAACTGATTCAACGGAACAGCATCTCCATCTTATTATAGATGCTGACCATCATGCACATTTATACCCAAGAACCTCTGAGGCTATTGCTATCTTCCAACACGAGTTTTCAAATGTATACTGGTACTCAGTTGAGGCTGATAATGGCATTATAAGGGGGCATGTCTTGAAGAGCAATTGCATTGGTGTAGTGGATGAATACTGCTTTGACTCCAGGGACTTGTGGTCAATTATATTTCCGTCTGAGTCAGAAAAGATAATAGAAACTGTTACGAGAAAATTGAATGAg GTGGTTCATACCCAAGCAAAGGTCATAGGTGACCAAGATGtgatgtataaatatatatcaaaaaatcTACTCTTCGTGGCAACTGTTGCACCAAAAGCCAGTGGCGAATTCAGAATGGCCACCCCAGAGGAGTCATGGTTGGTTGTATACCTCATTGATACTGTAACTGGTCGTATATTGCACCGGATGACTCATCATGGTTCACAGGGTCCTGTTCGTGCT GTTTTCAGCGAGAACTGGGTTGTATACCACTACTTCAATCTTAGAGCCCATAGATATGAGATGTCAGTCATTGAGATCTATGATCAGTCTCGGGCG GACAACAAGGATGTCTTGAAGCTAGTTTTTGGAAAGCATAATCTTACTTCACCAATCTCCTTGTATTCTCGACCAGAGGTGATAACAAAATCACAGTCTTACTTCTTCACCCACTCTGTGAAAACAATAACAGTGACATCAACAGCCAAGGGTATAACCTCAAAGCAGCTTCTTATTGGTACAGTTGGTGATCAG GTTTTGGCTCTTGATAAGCGTTATTTAGATCCTCGCCGATCTGTCAACCCTACACAAGCTGAGAGGGAAGAAGGCATCATACCTCTTACGGATTCTTTGCCAATCATTCCCCAG